The DNA sequence GTTGGCCATTGAGAACCTTTCCCCCCCTTAACAAGGGGGGGCTTGGGGGGGGTGGTTTTCATCCTCCTTTGTGAAACCTCCGTTTCATGACGGTTCATCCGAAAATCCCCTCCGGCGGGGTAAGAAAACCCCGCCTATCCATTTCTACGAGGATAGGCGGGGTTTTCTTACCCCGCTGATTTTCATGTCCCTTTGTGAACCTTGGTTCATGTGGGTTCCCCCGAAAATGCTCTCTAACTGCATTTACTTTGCTTTACCTTTCTCAGCTAAATATCTTATGTAGGCCAGGACGTCCCGTATTTCTTCTTCTTTCATTATAAGGTCCCACTGCGGCATTTGAAGAGACTCTCCTCCGACTTTCCTGTGAATCCCGCGCGCAATAGACTGGTAAAGGGCTTCATCACTCTTTTTCATCCTCTCAGTATCACCGATAAAATCTACAGGCTTCAAAGGAAGACCTATGCCGATAGCCCCATCTCCTCTGCCTTCTTTGCCGTGGCAGTAGAAACAGTATTTATTATATAACCTTTCCCCTACAGCAAGATCCGGTTTACGAACAACAATATTCCCCTTTTCTGCAACCGCTGTGGATTGTTTTTGATTGCTGCCGGAACTGCAGGAGGTGATTAGAAATATGCTTGTAATTATATAAAATAGAAGTTTATAAATTTTCATCCTAAAAACCCCATCCCCACCCTAACCCTCCCCTTGAAGGGGAGGGAATTTCCCTATCTTTTATGCACCATGGCCATCTAACTTCTTGCTTCTAACTTCTGTTCAATGCTTCAACTTTGCTTCCTTACTTAATGTATCTAAAGACCTGCACCCTTTCATTATATGTATCAGCAACATAAATGTAGTTGTCACTGTCAATATAGAGACCATTGGGAAGCCATAAGCCTTGTTTGCCTCCTCCGTGTGTGCCGAAGTTCAGCAAAATTTCTCCTGTACGATTAAATATCTGGATTGTGTCATAAAGATTATCTACTACATAAACGTGCCCTTCATCATCTACACCTATGCCCTTTGGTTTAGAAAATGTTCCTATAGTGTTCCCCATTTTCCCGATTGTTCCAATAAATTTGCCTTCAGGACTAACAACCTGAACCCTGAAGTTCATTGAATCAGTGACGTATAAATCACCTTTTGAATCTATGGCGATATGAGTAGGAAAGTTGAATTCCCCAATGTGACTGCCCCTTCCCCCGAAGGAAGACAGGACTTTTTCTTTCAGGTCGTATATCCATATCTTATGGTTAAGGACATCTGTTATGTACAACCGTTTTCTTGATATATCAACTGCAAGACCTGCGGGCCGCCCAAATTCACCCTTTACCCCGATTGTATTAATATTTTTACCGGTCTTATCAAATACAAAAACCTTTTTCAAAACAGAATCAGAGATATATAGATTATTTTCCTTATCTAAGGCAACTCCTATCGGGGATATTAATCTTGCGGGTGCCGGCTCATTTTCAAGTTTAAATGCCTGTCTGTATTTCCGATTCTTAAAATCAAACACATGTACAACCTGAAGGCCGGTATCAGAAATATAAACTGTCCCATTTCCATCAGAAACAATCCCGGCAGGCCGTAATATCCGCGGCTCCGGCTCTTTCCCTGCCACAAACTCAATAACCCTCCTGAAAAAAGATTTCTTTACACCGATGTCGCTGAGTTTTTCTATTGTCATTACATAAGTAATCTGAGGAGGGTCAGGCGGCAGAGGCCACGCAGCCTTATCTTTCCCTGAAGGCTCCGGAAAAGAGAAGCTCAGAGAAAAAACAGCAGCTAAGCAAGTAATATAAATTATTACATTGTTAAGTTTACGTTTCATAGAACAGTCCTTTAGAGTGATTATTACTGCTAAGAAACAACTACACGTGGACGCACGCGGTCGTCACGGTCCTCAAAACGATAGCGGCTGACCAGTAATTTTCCGTCATACCAGCGTATGCGCGGCACATAACCAAAATAATAACACGAACCTGCGCAAAGTGTGACATTTAATCTATCAAGATGTTCACCCGTTTCTTTGAAGAACTTAAGTTCGTGAACCATTCGTTCTTCAAAGGTTTCATAAGTCATTTGATCCT is a window from the Nitrospirota bacterium genome containing:
- a CDS encoding SMP-30/gluconolactonase/LRE family protein translates to MKRKLNNVIIYITCLAAVFSLSFSFPEPSGKDKAAWPLPPDPPQITYVMTIEKLSDIGVKKSFFRRVIEFVAGKEPEPRILRPAGIVSDGNGTVYISDTGLQVVHVFDFKNRKYRQAFKLENEPAPARLISPIGVALDKENNLYISDSVLKKVFVFDKTGKNINTIGVKGEFGRPAGLAVDISRKRLYITDVLNHKIWIYDLKEKVLSSFGGRGSHIGEFNFPTHIAIDSKGDLYVTDSMNFRVQVVSPEGKFIGTIGKMGNTIGTFSKPKGIGVDDEGHVYVVDNLYDTIQIFNRTGEILLNFGTHGGGKQGLWLPNGLYIDSDNYIYVADTYNERVQVFRYIK
- a CDS encoding cytochrome c is translated as MKIYKLLFYIITSIFLITSCSSGSNQKQSTAVAEKGNIVVRKPDLAVGERLYNKYCFYCHGKEGRGDGAIGIGLPLKPVDFIGDTERMKKSDEALYQSIARGIHRKVGGESLQMPQWDLIMKEEEIRDVLAYIRYLAEKGKAK